In Listeria monocytogenes, the following proteins share a genomic window:
- a CDS encoding ABC transporter substrate-binding protein yields MKQLLKIFVPVIVVALLMMLLATTMNRSEGYAGSNTLTIYNWGDYIDPSLITKFEKETGIKVIYQTFDSNEAMMTKIEQGGTTFDIAVPSDYAISKMKEENLLIPLDHSKLPNEKYLDPRFMDLSFDDDNKYSMPYFWGTLGIIYNKEMFPNKNFDTWNALFDPELKNQILLIDGAREVMGLGLNSLGYSLNDTNKAHLQAARDKLETMTPNVKAIVGDEIKLLMADNEAGVAVTFSGEAAEMLSENEDLEYVIPKDGSNLWFDNMVIPKTAKNVDGAHKFINFMLKPENAAINAEYVGYATPNEKAVQLLPKEISSDERFYPDMDELNNLEVYDNLGKRMLSYYNELFLEFKMYRK; encoded by the coding sequence ATGAAGCAACTGCTGAAAATTTTTGTACCAGTCATTGTCGTGGCACTCCTAATGATGCTACTTGCAACAACGATGAACCGTTCTGAGGGCTACGCTGGGAGCAATACGCTGACAATTTATAACTGGGGCGATTACATTGACCCATCGCTCATTACTAAATTTGAAAAAGAAACAGGCATCAAGGTCATTTACCAAACATTTGATTCTAATGAAGCGATGATGACGAAAATTGAGCAAGGTGGAACGACCTTTGATATTGCGGTGCCAAGTGATTACGCGATTAGCAAAATGAAGGAAGAAAATTTGCTGATTCCACTTGATCATTCCAAATTACCAAATGAAAAATACCTTGATCCGCGTTTTATGGACTTGTCGTTTGATGACGATAATAAATATTCGATGCCGTATTTCTGGGGAACGCTTGGCATTATTTATAATAAAGAGATGTTCCCGAACAAAAATTTCGATACGTGGAATGCGCTATTTGATCCCGAATTAAAAAACCAAATTTTGCTGATTGATGGGGCGCGTGAAGTCATGGGGCTTGGGTTGAATAGTCTCGGTTACTCACTGAACGATACGAATAAAGCTCACCTACAAGCTGCCAGAGACAAGCTAGAAACGATGACACCGAATGTTAAAGCAATTGTTGGCGATGAGATTAAACTTCTCATGGCGGACAATGAAGCAGGTGTCGCGGTTACTTTCTCCGGAGAAGCCGCGGAAATGCTCAGTGAAAATGAAGATTTAGAATATGTTATTCCAAAAGACGGCTCCAATTTATGGTTCGATAACATGGTCATTCCAAAAACGGCAAAAAATGTCGATGGCGCGCATAAATTTATTAACTTCATGCTAAAACCAGAAAATGCCGCAATTAACGCCGAATATGTTGGCTATGCAACACCAAACGAAAAAGCCGTCCAATTGTTACCAAAAGAAATTTCGAGTGATGAACGTTTTTATCCGGATATGGACGAATTAAATAATTTAGAAGTATATGATAACCTCGGTAAACGAATGCTGTCGTATTATAATGAATTGTTTTTGGAGTTTAAGATGTACCGGAAATAA
- a CDS encoding helix-turn-helix domain-containing protein has product MVPFELSSLFLSKTQLDKLFILKQLESGMTTFSSLEMKLKISKRKIKEIVLSLIKEMNVIRSDQRNELSVDREIIQFKLKLKDNEYVELINDFRVKYLLESSLYRVLLFVLEKRTFSIVIMANDLSYSESYTYKLFGKLKQFFKHMNYGIQLKKENAFFFKLDGNESTIRILHYLAVSVASKGNQWLFTSISQNEIMNTQFYIDSHRYKRLSPVGKNRVNSILAVYELALKNKYKITNLNTEVSELGNAINREIEINLYLKYLKEEVVNNDTQLQEEIIHLAFLINYFSQEVRTDDEKEILGKHILSLTNNSIAKNCDNILKLINRRYELSEETNNILLYSLCNRFVVIYYLGLYKFMPLYNVPPLLGDKECFIGKCIDNSLTDYKHDASYEKVKYSFTQVISGYLNLELSLSQKIYVEFFHRPEYKSIIENAIKHNYNQKVLQITNNYLEADIVISDTHGYDKKKFFYFRDVFDQGSWEKLGLYLNQVIRDEILETN; this is encoded by the coding sequence TTGGTACCTTTTGAATTATCTAGTTTATTTTTATCAAAAACTCAGCTAGATAAGCTGTTTATTTTGAAGCAATTAGAGTCAGGGATGACTACATTTAGCAGCCTTGAGATGAAACTAAAAATTTCTAAACGGAAAATTAAAGAGATTGTATTGAGTTTGATAAAAGAGATGAATGTAATTCGGTCAGACCAACGAAATGAATTATCTGTGGATAGAGAAATTATACAATTTAAATTAAAACTTAAAGATAACGAATATGTAGAGTTGATTAATGATTTTAGAGTAAAATATTTACTAGAATCAAGTTTATATAGAGTACTGTTATTCGTTCTTGAAAAAAGAACTTTTAGTATTGTGATAATGGCAAATGATTTATCATATAGTGAATCATATACATATAAATTATTTGGTAAGTTAAAGCAATTTTTTAAACATATGAATTATGGTATTCAATTAAAAAAAGAAAATGCTTTTTTTTTCAAATTGGATGGAAACGAGTCTACCATAAGAATTCTCCATTATTTAGCCGTATCTGTTGCTTCTAAAGGAAATCAATGGTTATTTACATCAATTTCTCAAAATGAAATAATGAATACACAATTTTATATTGATTCACACAGATATAAGAGATTGTCCCCAGTTGGTAAGAATCGCGTAAACTCTATTTTGGCAGTTTATGAGTTAGCTTTAAAGAATAAATACAAAATAACAAATTTAAATACAGAAGTTAGTGAATTAGGCAATGCCATTAATAGAGAAATAGAAATTAATTTATATCTAAAATATTTAAAAGAAGAAGTTGTAAATAATGATACGCAGCTTCAAGAAGAAATCATTCATTTGGCTTTTCTGATTAATTATTTTTCACAAGAAGTAAGAACAGATGATGAAAAAGAAATTTTAGGAAAACATATACTCTCATTGACAAATAATTCGATAGCAAAAAATTGCGATAACATACTAAAATTGATAAATAGACGATACGAACTATCGGAAGAGACTAATAATATATTGCTTTATAGTCTATGTAACCGGTTTGTTGTTATTTATTATTTGGGATTATATAAATTTATGCCATTATATAATGTTCCTCCATTACTTGGTGATAAAGAATGTTTTATAGGAAAATGTATTGATAACAGCCTCACTGATTATAAACACGATGCGTCTTACGAAAAAGTTAAGTATAGCTTTACGCAAGTAATCAGTGGGTATTTAAATTTAGAGCTTTCTTTAAGTCAGAAAATTTATGTTGAATTCTTTCATCGACCAGAATATAAATCGATTATTGAAAACGCAATTAAACATAATTACAATCAAAAGGTACTTCAGATTACAAATAACTACCTAGAAGCAGATATAGTGATTTCAGATACACATGGGTATGATAAGAAAAAATTTTTCTATTTTAGAGATGTATTTGATCAAGGTTCATGGGAAAAATTAGGGTTATATTTAAACCAGGTTATTAGAGATGAAATTTTAGAAACAAATTAA